The Penaeus monodon isolate SGIC_2016 unplaced genomic scaffold, NSTDA_Pmon_1 PmonScaffold_7481, whole genome shotgun sequence genome segment CTTTTTGGAGCCATTAATTTGTGGGGTCTCCTTGTAGCTACTTTGCACACACTTGGTCTTGCGACTCTCTTAATGGTGTCATACTTATTACTGATGCAGGCTAAGGCCATATGTCAAGGGCAGACTCAGTATGAGATGAAGCATAACATACATGACTACAATCTGAGTTTGCGCCAGAATATTGTTGATGTGTTGGGCAGGAGATGGAGAATTGCTTGGATTTCCCCTTTTATACCATCACCTCTCACTGGGGATGGTTTGAAATTCCTCAGGGCAACTGAGTATGAGCCACCAAAGGATATATAATCGTTGTGTTTAGCATTCCAATGCTGTAAAGAAAATTATGCTAATGAGAAGTTATAGAATAAACGTGTAAATGTGTGATAGgcatttgattttattgttaatattgaatAAGACAATCAGTTTTATTGTTGAGATTGAGCTGTCTGTGAAGCATATTTAATGCGAAGCATGTGTACAAATAGCATTTAATATGTGGAGAAATAATTGTAGTTTTGTAGTGCAGAGTTTGCATTATTTTCTAAATGGATgaatagtgtgtgttttgtgatattaACCAACTAATATTAGATAGTGTATCTTTATGGCTCAAATATATGTGAAGTAATGTTGCTCAGGCAAATATATATTGCttgtgtttatgtaatatagtGCTAAAGCATGATGTCATATTATGGAAAATGAGAAATCTTGCAGAGTAAAGAACTAAGTAAACACTAGATTAGCATGGGTAAACACAGTCTATGTAACAGCTAGACCTGTTTATGAAGCTTTCTTTTGAACCTACCTGTGAAAATATTTGCCTCTTTCATTGGGTGCTATAGCGTGCATTATTATGTGAATTGGTTTCTATTGGTTGAATGTTTTCAAAGGATATGGGCTGTGAATAGAGTTAGTGGTTAAAAATTAGGAACACATATTTGGTTACTTCATggctagatttatatatatagatagacaattaaCAATGCCAgtgtgtttttcatttatttatatattgagaaTAGATAGAAGTCCATTTGCATGATTTTGATGAATTACATAGCCTCTGACTAAACCCATTGGTACATTATctactttagttttgttttgtcaattttgtttacatatagatggcttcaCAAGCACTTTGCCACCAAGGAGTTAGTTGCTAGGTCTATCTAACCACACTTATttgctttttgggatttttacatttttatttttaatactattgttatagttatcaatgttgttatgaatattaacactattatcataattatatcaacaataataattgtaataaaaagaattcctccccccaaaaaatcaaggaaaacaaaATTGTTAATATTAGGTAGGCCTCATAATAGATTCCTTGTTGACTAAGTACTCAtggagccatctctgtgtaaatataatttataaaatgaagTTATAGTGGACATGGTATCGTAACACCTTTGTGCTGTTGTGTGTAAAGCTCTTGCAAAAGGCATAATCCAACAGAGTGGTTTTTATGCATTGTCATAGGTTTTGGTTACTATACTTTCTACAAGTTGCATATGCATTATACAACTGCTTGTATGATTAGAAGatgcattgtatatatgttacttCTTCTGGCAGCATAATCTTAGCATTAAGCATTCTTAGAAATAAATACTATAGTTTAATATTCTACCCTTCTTGAAGGGCAATTTACCATCAGGTGTAAATTTCCAGTGAAAAATAGTAATCCTTCTATATCTCCATCAGCCTTATTTAGATGGGTACTAGCTAATTCTGGAATTTTAGAATTAATTAGCATTTAAActgactatttttttctatataatcaaGTAAATAAGTCAAGTGTGGAAAATTACCTGATTATTTTTCAATATCCACATGCATCTATTGATTTCATCAAATTTTGAATTATGTATACTGGAGAGCACAGACATGATTGCTGCATGGACCTgccccattttttctcttcttgtttaccTTAACTACTTggaattaatacaatttttgtcATGGATGATATAATTAGTGCtaagtatttaatttatttttgtgataGAATTCTAACATTTGTATCctaatatgtgatataatatttacatttgattaacacttgcacatgcacatacatgcattcattcacATCCACACTCACTCTCGCACTCATACTCAACTCCGACTTAGACTCAGACTCGGattcatacgcatacacatacgcatacgcatatgcatactcttactcacactcacactcacactcacactcacactcacactcacactcacactcacactcacactcacactcacactcacactcacactcacagctcacagctcacacacacatgctcagacTCACTCACACTGACATTAACACTCACATTGACATTGGCAGTGATACTGATGCTTAATTTGCACACCCGTGTGCAGGTACACACACAAGTGCCTGCACATACTAATACACCCTCACATAAAAATGAATTGATTGAATAAATTTGAATCGTAGTG includes the following:
- the LOC119571688 gene encoding probable palmitoyltransferase ZDHHC24; the encoded protein is MFFFSGCCVGYHNHRYFLMGIFYIFIGALYGIYYQWEYVYETINLPVMYFFLCLLAPHFALLFGAINLWGLLVATLHTLGLATLLMVSYLLLMQAKAICQGQTQYEMKHNIHDYNLSLRQNIVDVLGRRWRIAWISPFIPSPLTGDGLKFLRATEYEPPKDI